In bacterium, the sequence CCCGCGGGCACCGTGACCGTCTCGATGGCCTCGAGCCGGGCGAAGATCCGAAACTCGGTCACACTCCCGTCCGTGTCCCGGTAGCGGCCCGATTGGGCCGTCCAGGTGTCCTTGGGGGCGGAGTTGGCCAGGTAGCAGATGAGAGGCGACTGCTCCATGCTCGAATCGTTGGTAGGGCCGAGCACCAGGGCCATGCCCTGGTCGGTGCGCACCCACGTCAGGCGATCGCGCGTCTCCTGCTTGGGGGTGTCGTGGGTCTCCTCGACCAGCGCCAGGGTGCGCCCGTCGTCCCCGCGGGTCTTGACCACCCGCATGACGTACGAGTCGCCGCCGGTGATGGCATAGCGCATGGTGTCGCCCACGTGCGGGGTGAAAGGAGCGCGCGGCGCCGGGGCGGCGAGGGCGGGCGCCCCGACCCCCAGGGCGAGGAAGAGCGAAAGGCCAGCGGCACGGCGAGCGCGAAGCGCGAAGGGTGATCGCATGGGGGCAGCCTCCGTCGAGCGCGTGGGGGCGGGCGGCGTGCAGGCTGCGACGGGTGAATCCTAACGCTTGCTCGGTGGCTTTCCTACGGCCGGATCGGAGAGGCCCCCTGGCGATCACTCACGAGATCGTCCCGACCTCCTTGAGGCGCGACAGGGTGTGGGGGGAGAGGCCGGGGATGTGCTCCAGCTCGTCGAAGGAGGCGAAGGGGCGGTGGCGGATGATCTGCTCGGCCAGGGCCAGGCCGATCCCGCGGACCTGGGCGAGATCCTCGGCGCTGGCGCGGTTGAGATCGAGCGAGAGGGGCGGGTTCGTCACGTTCCGGTCGAAGACGTGGTGCTCCAGGAGGTCCTGGGACCGCGCCCGGCGCGCGGCCTGCACGATCCGGTCCTGGGCCTCCTGTCGGCGGTGCTGCCAGTTGCGCAACAAGAGTTCGAAGGGCAGGCGCAAGGGCAGAGTCGCGAGGCTCAGGGCCGCGCCGATCACTCCGCCGAGCGCGCCGCCGACTGCCGCTTGCCAGCCTTCGTGCTTGCCCTCGTAGGGTCTCAGGCCGGCCACCTCGGCGAGGGGGGGCGCGAGCTGAACGGTGTTGGTCTCGGGCTCGACCGCTTCGATCAGGTCCGCCGGTACCAACAGGTCGCGCTGGAACAGGAAGCCTCGCCGGACGATCAGGTGGGTGATCTCGTTGCTGTGGGGGCGTACCCCGAGCATCTCGAGCTGGCCGGCGGTCCCGTCCGGGCAGATCACCTCGGCGCCCGGCATGCGATCGAGCGCGGCGAGCGTCTCCTGATTGAGCATCGGCATTCTCCCTCGCAATGGTGGGGGTGGGCGCGCCTGACGGAGGCTTCCTCGTTTCAGGCGGCCATGAGCTGCGCTATGTTACGAAATGTATCGAGAGGGCCGCAAGGGGCGCTCGCTCCGTTCACCCTGGTCGGTTTTGCTACAATAGAGCTTTGCCCCGCGCCCTTCTCCCAGGAGACGACCCTTGAGTATTCGCGTTCGCTTCGCTCCCAGCCCCACCGGCTACCTCCACGTCGGCGGCGCCCGCACGGCCCTGTTCAACTGGCTCCTGGCCCGCCGCATGGGTGGCACCTTCGTGCTGCGCATCGAGGACACCGACGTTGCCCGCTCGACCGAGGAGTCCGTGCAGGCCATCCTCGACGGCATGTCCTGGCTCGGCCTCGACTGGGACGAGGGCCCCGGCGTCGGCGGCTCCTACGGGCCCTACTTCCAGATGGAGCGGCTCGACAGCTACCAGCGCTACGCGGATCAGCTGGTCAACGAGGGCCACGCCTACCACTGCTTCTGCACCAAGGAAGAGCTGGACGCCATGCGCGCCGAGGCCCAGGCCAAGGGCGAGGGCTTCCTCTACCGGGGCCGCTGCCGCAACCTCCTGCCCGAGATCGCCCAGCGCCTGCGCGAGGAGGGCCGCACCCCGGTCCTGCGCTTCAAGGCGCCCATCGAGGGCGAGACGGTGGTCGAGGACCTGATCCACGGCAACGTCACCTTCCAGAACGCCATCCTCGACGACTTCGTCCTGGTCAAGGCCGACGGGGTCCCCACCTACAACTACGCGGTGGTGATCGACGACGCGACCATGGAGATCAGCCACGTGCTGCGCGGGGACGACCACCTCTCCAACACCCCCAAGCAGCTGATGATCTACAAGGCCCTGGGCCTCACCCCGCCCAAGTTCGGCCACATCCCCATGATCCTCGGCGCCGACCGCACCCGCCTCTCCAAGCGGCACGGGGCGACCTCGGTGATGGCCTACCACGAGCAGGGCTACCTGCCCGAGGCCATGCTCAACTACCTGGCCCGCCTCGGCTGGGCCCACGGCGACGACGAGATCTTCTCGCTCGAGGATCTGATCGCCAAGTTCAACGTGGAGGGCATCAACAACACCGCGGCGGTCTTCGACCAGGCCAAGCTCGACTGGCTCAACGGGGTCTGGATGCGGCAGCTGCCCTCCGAGGTCCTGGCCGAGCGCCTCAAGCCCCGCTGGGAGGCCCGCGGCTGGCTCACGGAGCGCCACACCGACACCTGGCTCAAGAGCCTGGTCGATCTGCTCAAGGAGCGCGCCCGCACCCTCGAGGAGCTGGTGACCTACTCGACCTTCTTCTTCGATACGCCCATCGCCTACAACGAGGAGGCCGTCGCCAAGTTCCTCACGCCCGAGAACCGGCCGATCATCGAGGCGCTCGCCGAGCGCCTGCCCAAGGTTCAGCCCTGGGAGCACGGGGCCATCGAGGGGGTGTTCCGGGACCTTGCGGCCGAGCGCGGCGTCAAGGCCGGCGCGGTGATCCAGCCGGCGCGCGTGGCCCTGGCGGGCACCAACGTCAGCCCCGGCATGTTCGAGACCGCCTACCTGATGGGGCCCGAGCTGTGCGCGGCGCGCCTCAAGGCGGCCCTCGAAAAGACTCCCGCGGCGGTCTAGGACCGCAGGGCGAGCTCGATCAAGCGGCTCAGGTCGTTGGACCGTACAGGGCGAGCTTGATCAAGCGACTTGCCTGGAGTTTCGATAGCGACTCGACCGGGGCTGGCAACAGCTCCGGTCGTTTCTTCGTGAGCTTCTTGAGGTAGTTCTGCTGCTTGTCGGTGGCGGGCTGCCGGTCCAGGTGCCGCTCCTTGGCCTCTTTCCGGATCTCCTTGGCCTTGGCCTTTTGCCCGGCTTCGCGCTTGAGCTGGGCGAGCGCGCGGGGCACCTCGCGACACCAGGCGTCCGAGGCGAGGTAAGGCGCAAGCCAGGTCCCCTCGGCGAGCACGGTCTGCTCGTCGTGCCAGATCTCGGTGATCTCCTCGGCGCTGAGCGCGGAGTAGTCGCGCAGGTAGACCTTGAGCTGGGCCTTGAGGCGCTTGCCCTCTTGTGTCGAGAGGGCGTCGAAGCGAAGGCTAGAGCCGAGCATGGCGATCCCTCCATCAAGTGTGAACAATTGTTCTAATCATAATCCCGCGATCGCCGTCCGTAAAGTAGGAATGCGGCCTGAGGGTTTTTAGCGATCGAGCTTTGCGGTATAGAAGGTGAGAGACCCCCGCACCCGTTTGTGAGGGAAGGCCCATGCCAGCCGCCTCGGATCACCACTTGCTGCCTGCGCGGCCCATCTTGCTCGGGCGCCTCTCCTATGACGCGATGGTGGAGGATGAGACCCCGCGCGCACTCTTCCGTGAGGAGGAGCCCTTCTGGGCGCGTCTTTCCGGCCTGATGTTCGATGGCTACCGCACCGACGTGCAGCAGGGGCGCTACTTCTCGCACTTCGGCCGTGCAGAAGCCCCCGCCCCGGTCAAGCCGCGTCTGAGCGAGGCCGAGTCGGCCCAGCCCGTGACCCTGCGCCAACCCTTCGAGCTCACCGCCGACGTGCAGGTGGCGGTCATGCGCGCAGGCGGCGAGCTGGATCCGGCCTGGACCCTGCGATCGCGCACGCCTTCCGGCCAGGTGCTCGTCACCCGCCCCTCCGAGCACGGGGTCCTCAGCAAGCTCTTGAGCCTGGAGGAGCTTCTGCGTCACAACCTGCATCTGGTGCCCGAGGGGCTGACCGTGCAGGTGCCGCGCTCGAGTGGCACCCTCGATCCCGGCTGGCGCACCGGCGGCATGCGGGGCGAGCGCCTCATGGTCGAGAAGCCGGGGGTCGGCCGCAAGCAGCTCACGGCCGAGCAGTTCCTCGCCGCCAACCGAGCGTGGCTCGGCTCGGCCGGAGACGCGGTCCAGAGCACGGTGCGGCCACCTGCCGAGGCCTCGTCGGAGGCCATCGCCCAGCGGCTGGCCTTCGCCAATGGTCATCGCCTGGAAGGGCGTCTCCATGACGGTTTCTCGGACGCGGGCCGTGGCGTGACGCTCGATGCGCATGCCTGGCCGGTGGATGCCCGGCGCGAGGTGCTGGTGGTCGATCGCCTCTGCGATCCCGCCCTGCGGCGTCACCTGGCCTACGCCAAGGACCTGCGCTCTCAGGCGCCGCTCTCGCGCCTCAAGGACCTGGTGCGCTACGTCTACGACCAGCTCGGGGGCCCGGTGGCTCGCATCGAGGCCCGGGTGGTGCTCGCGGCCTCCACCCTGCGCGGCTGCCCCCTGCTCATCGGCGAGGTGGACCGCGCCCTGGGCGGCGGTCTCTCGCGCCATCGCGCCCTGCTGTTCCAGGTGCTCGCCGACGAGGCGGGGTTGCCGTGCGCGCTGGTGCGCGGCAGGGCGGGCCTGATGCCTGGCGGCCACGCGTGGAACGAGGTGACCCTCGGTGAGGGGGCCGAGGCGGTGCGGGTGCTGGTGGATTTGTCGCGGCTTCCCGAGCAGGCGCTCGTCTCGTTGATGGATCCGCGCACGGCCCGCTACTACCGGCCTGAGGCGGGAGGGGCGTCATGAGCCGCATGCGCCGCACCACGACCCAGCGCCTCGCCACCGGAGATCTGCTCGACGGCTACGTGATCCTGGGCCTGATGGGTGAGGGGGGCTTCTCGAAGGTCTACCGGGTCCGCCTGCCCGATGGGGGCGAGGCGGTCCTCAAGCTCGCCAAGCGCGCGAGCCCCAACCCCTTCGGCGGGGGAACCCTCGCCTTCGGCTTCGCCCAGCCCATGGCCTTCCATACCGGCGGGCTCGGCGCCAGTGACCTCACTCCGAGCCAGATCCTGGCGCGGGAAGGCCGCCTGCTACAGCGCCTGGCCGATCCGCTCTTCCCAAAGGTGCTCGCCATGGGGAACCTGGGGGCGCGGGCCTACGTGGTGTTCGAGGCGATCGAGGGCGAGACCATGCGCAGCCGCCTTTCGCGTCGCGCCCGCATCCCGTTCGCCCTGTTCGTGGCGATCGCCGAGGCCCTCGCCCTGCGCCACCGGGAGGGCCGCTTGCCCTTTCACGGCGACCTCAAGCCCGACAACGTGCTCCTGGACGCCGAGGGGGGCTTCCGCCTGATCGATCCGTCGTGCGCGGCGGCCGAGGGGACGCCGCTCGGCTCGCGGACCCTGGTCACCACCCCCGCCTATTACCCGTACCTGATCCCCGACGATCGGGGCGCGCTCGCCCTGATGATGATCGAGGCCCTCGCCGGGGTCATGCCCCTGAGCGTGGAGCTGCCCTTCCCGCCCCAGCGCACCACCGAGGCCTTCCAGGTGTGGATGGACACCCTGATGGCCTCGGGTCGTGGGCGCTACGCCCAGGCCTTGCGCCACATGCCGCGGCTGGAGGATCTGTCGATCCTCATCTCGCACGAGCTGGCGGCGGTCTTGCTCAAGGCCTTGCGCCTGCGCCGCGCCGAGGACGGCCACCTGGACGTGGATCCGGGGTATGCGGGCTGGGCCGATTTCATCGCCGATCTGCGCCGCGCGATCGCCGTGGAGACGCCATGAACCTCAAGACCGCCCGCGTGATGGCCCTTGCGGCCCTCGAGCGCGAGGACTACGACGCGGCCATCCGCGCCTGTCTGCAGGGCCTCTACTCGGCCCCGCGGGCCACCGAGCTGCACCTGATCAAGGGGCACGTCCACATGCGCGCGGGCCAGCCCGTCGAGGCGGTCGCCGCCTTCGAGGCTGCGCTTGCGACCACGAGCGGCAGCACCCGGATCCGCGCCCAGCTCGCGGCCGCGAAGGATAAGGCGGGAGACCTGGAGGGCGCCATCGCGGAGTACCGGGAGGTGCTCTTGCAGGAGCCCCTGCGGGTCGCCGCCCGTTACAACCTGGCCCTCCTGCTGGTCGAGACCCAGGACGTGGCGGGCGCCATCCGGGAGTACCAGGAGCTCTTGCGCCACGAGCCCCAGTGCGTGCAGGCCTACAACAACCTGGGCGTGCTGCTCTCGGCCCAGGGCGACGCCGACGGGGCGATCGCAAGCTTCGAGCGGGCGCGTCGCGCCTGCCCCGAGGATCCGGTCTCGGCCCTCAACCTGGCGCGCGAGTGGGCCGCCCGGGGCGCCTACGCCCGCGCCGAAGAGGCCCTCTCCCTGGTGCTCGCCCTCTCGCCCGAGTTCGGCGAGGCCCTGGCTCTTGCCGCCTGGCTTCACCTGCGCCAAGGCCGCTGGGTCGAGGCCGAGCGCTACTATCGCCTGGCCTTCGAGGCCGGCTTCGACACCCCCGAGGTCCAGGCGGGACGCGAAAGTGCCATCCGTTCGCTCGCCTGAGGGGCCCAAGGCCTCGCGCTGGTTAGATTTGGGCCCGTGCTCGGTATATTGATCCCGGGTGGCGCCTGTTTGCTTCCAGGCCTGGCATGAGGGTGATCCGATGAAGAAACGCTGGCTGGGGGTTTCGCTGCTCGTCGCGGCGTCGGGCTGCGCCCTGCTGCCGACCCAGGAGGCCCCGAGCGCCCCCGATCTCGCGGGCCAGGTTCGGATGTCGGCCCTGGGCTTCCGCACCCAGGCCACTTCCATGACGGACATCGCCGACGCGGCCACCGTCAGCCTGATCGACGTGGCGGATAACCGTTCGATCGCGTCCAACGTCACCTCGACCGAGGGCAAGTTCAGCCTCACCTTCGGCCGCTCTTTCCGGCCGAGCGCCTCGGCGAGCTACTTCGTCGAAGCGGTCAAGGGCCTCGATGCCAACGCGGCGGGCAAGCCCGCGGCGCGCGTCCGTACCCTCGTTCGCTACCAGGACGGCAAGTGGATCTCCCTGACCGGAGAGACCATGTTCGTCACGGAGGGCAGCACCGCCGTTTCCGCGATCGTCAGCCACCGGAGCAAGTTCCCGGCGGTGGCGGTGGACGTGAGCGGCCTGATGGGCAAGCTCGCCTACAACGTGCCGGACAACAACCTCTTGCCGACGACCAAGGACACCTTCAACGACCGGGCGGACTATGCGAACTTGAAAAACGCCGAGTACCACCAAGTCTACGGCATGGTGGAGGCGGCCCTGACCCAGGACCGCGACCCGCTCGCCGGCATCGCCTACGAGAGCGGCAGCGACAGCTTCGTCCTCTCCAACAGCGGAGCCTCCACCCTCAACCTGACGCCCTCGGCGGCGACCGGGGCGAGCGTGGGGCAGACCCTCACGATCAAGGGGCTCACCTTCAGCGCCAACCCGGCCAACAACGTCGTCTCCATCAACGGGGTGGCGGCGGCACCCGTCTGGATCTCGGCCGATCGCCAGACGGCGACCTGCAGCATCCCGCTCACCGCCAAGAGCGGCCCTTTGGCCGTCACCGTGGACGGGGCGACCTACGGCGTGCCCAACTACCTGATCCTCTCAACCGCCGAGATCTCCATCACCTCGCTCGGGCGCTGAGTCCCTTCGACGCGAACGGCCCCCGGCTCAGGCGAGCCGGGGGCCGTTCCCAATGGGGTGATCAGGGGGTGACGGTGATCGAGGCCGTCGCCGTCAGGTTGCCCGAGCGGATCCAGACGAGGGCCGAGCCGGTGGCGCCGTTGGAGACGAAGCGTCCTTGCTGATCGAGGGTGCCGATGGGCGGCAGGTAGGAAGGCGGCATTGGGCTCGCCTCCGGATCGGGCGAGGCGTCCGGGTCGGGCTCGCTCGGCGCGGCAAGGGGCAGGTCCAGGTTCCAGGTCACGGTGGGCCCCAGGAAGCCCACGCCCGTATCGGTGGTTGCCTGGGCGGTGAAGGCGGCGCTGTCGGTCGCAGCGAGCGAGAAGGTCCAGCTCGCGGGCGAAATCCCGAGCGCCGAGAGGACGGTGAAGGTCGCGCCGCTCGGCGTCCCGCTCACGCCGTCCGCGACGGGGGTGATGGCCCCGGTGCGGGCGCCGACCGGCACGAAGACCGAAACGCTCGCCTGCCCCTCGGGGGTGCCCGTGGCGCTGGCGCCGCCCTCGCCGAAGGTGAAGCTGGGGAAGAGGCCCCGATCGAGGCCAAGCTGGGCGCCCTCGATCAGCACCGAGATGCCGGGGCCGCCGTTGGTGGGGCTGAAGCCGGTGACGGCGGGGGTGGCGTAGGGGGTGAGCGTCACCGTGACCGGCACCCGGGTGTTGGCGAGAGCGTCGAAGTCGGCCGTGCCCTCGGCGATCGGCGTGTCGCCGCCGTCGTAGGCGGTGACGACCAGGTGGTAGTCGTTGCCTGCTGCAAGCTCCAGGGTTTCCAGGCTGATGGGCGCCTCGCCGGGCGGGCGCGTCACGTCCTTGGGCGTAGGGTTCTGCTCCGGCTGGGGGCCGGTGAAGACGAGGCGCAGGCGGCGGGTGCTGGTGGGGATCGCCTGGGCCACGTAGGGCCACTGGATGGCGATCGCCACCTCGCTTGTGACGCGCGCGACCTCGGGATGCGAAGGAGCGGGCGAGCCGATGGCCTGAGGGGCGCCGGTGCCGATCAGCGGGAGCTGCTGGCAGCCCACGAGAGCGAGGGCGATCAAAGCAAGCTGGAGGTGGGAAGACGGGCGCATGCGCTACCTCACGATCACGTCGACCTTGCTCTTGGCAAGGACCGTCAGGTTGCAGACGGCGGCAATTTTCGGGTCCTTGGCCGCCTTGGCGGTCAGGGTGACACTGCCGTCCTGCAGGGCCGTCACCAGGCCGCTCGCGCTCACGGTCGCAACCGTCGGGTTCGAGACCGTCCAGACCACGGCGCTCTCGGTGCTGCCGTCGCTGAGCGTGACGGTAGGCAAGAGCTGGCCCGTCGTCGGGTACCCGGCCGTGTTCTGGCCGTCCGGCGAGGGGACGTACAGCGTGAGGCTCGCGGGCGAGAGGGTCAAGCTCGTCACCGTGAGGGGGGTGGCCGTGACGCGGACCGAGACGGTCGCACGGAAGGAGCCCGAGGCCGCGGTCACGATCACGGTGCCCTGGTAGTTGTCGGTGGCGGCCTTGAGGTTGCCGTTCGCCTCGACGAGCAAGGCATGGTTGGGGACCCACGACCAGTTGGCGGTGGTCCCGAGCTCGCGATTGTCCGAGTACCGGGCCGAGACGGTCAGCTTGCCCTGGCGCGCGCTCGGAGTGGCGAGCGGAGCGCTCGTGATCGTCTGATCCGCAGGAGCGAGCAGGAAGGCGGTCACGGTGGGGCCCGCCGGCTTGGGAGTGGCGCCGCCGTTGTTCACCTGGCCGTCGACGCCCGAGCTGCCGCTGGGGGTGGGGGCGGGCGTGGCAACGGGGAGGGTGCCTGCTATTTCGTCGTTCTCAGGGCAGGCGGTCAGCAAGCAGCTGAGCGCAAGGGCAAGCGGAATGCCAAACCGGCGCATGGCCATGGTCTCCTATTTTTTGGAAAACCCTTCCTCGATCTCTTACCCGCCCCCTTGCCCTTCAAACGCCGTGGTGACTTAATTTCAAGGCGAAGCGCTGGATCAGAACCTGATCCAGCGCTTCTTGGTGTCTTTTGGGGGTGGTGCCTAGCGGCTCCAGACGGCCTCGGTGGGACCCCACTTGCCGTCGGTGCCCTGGGCGCGGACCAGGACGACCTGGCGGCTCTCGGTGAGACCCGAGGGCAGGGCGAGGGCGGCCGTGGTGCCCTGAGCGCGGACCTTGGTGCCGGTGCCGGGAGCCCCCGCCTGGCCGACGAAGGTCTCGACCTGGGCGATGGGGGTGCTCGACTGGACCTGCACCTGGCCGCCTGCGACCTTGACGCTGGTCAGGGCGGGGCCGAAGACCGCGTCGGGGTTGTCGGCGAGCTTCAGCAGGTATAGGGCGCCGGGGCGGTTCTCGTTCCAGAACTGGGTCATCTTGGCGTAGGGGGGATCGAAGTTGTCGCCCCACGAGCCGATCTCGCTGGTGTACGAGAGGATCCCGAGCTCGCCGAAGGCCCAGTCGGTGGTGTCGCCCGAGGTCTTGTAGAGGTCCTTGGACTGCTGGGGCTTGTAGCCCGAGAGCGCACCCAGCTTCATGCCGATGGCGGGCAGGCGCTTGTCGGGGGGCGGCGCGTCCGAGAAGCCCCAGGGCCACAGGATCAGGTTGCTGAAGCTGTGGTAGGTCATCAGGAAGGCGAACTTGCGGCTGCTGACGAGCTGCTTGATCGCCTGGGTCTCGGGCTCCGAGAAGGCGCCCACGCCCATGAAGGTGTCGTTCTCGGGATCAGCGCTCGCGCCGCCGTTGTTCCACTTGTAGCCGTAGTTGCGGTTGAGGTCGACGCCGATGCGGCGCTTGCCGCCGGTGACGATGTTGGTGTTCTTGCGCTGGTTGGCGCCCTTCTCGGCGTGGACGTGGCCGTCGGGGTTGACGGTCGGCGCCAGCCAGATGTCGCGCGAGTCGACGTAGGCGGTGATCTCGGGGTCCTTGCCGTAGCCCTCGAGCAGCATGTGGGCGATGTTCAGCACGATCTCGGGGGTGACGATCTCGCGGGCATGATGGTTGCCCAGGAAGATGACGCCCGGCTTGCTCGCGGTGTTGCCGCGGCCGATCTTGAGGACGTAGAGGTCGTGGCCGGTCTTGCCCTGGCTCTTCTCCCAGCTGTCGCCGAAGTCTTCGAGCTTGGTCAGCTCAGGGTACTTGGCGGCGAGCGCCTTGAGGTCGGCCTCGATCTCGGTGGTGGTCTTGTAGCCCTTGTCGAAGGAGTTGCCGAGGGTGCGCGTGGACTCGACGGGCAGGTTGAGGCGCTCGATGACCGCGAGCGAGGCCGCGTTGGCGCTACCCTTGACCCGCTTGCCCTCGACGCCCCAGACGTCGAAGCCGGCGTTGACCAGCTCGGTCAGGTTCTTGGCGTTGTCGTGGGTGACGGTGACGTTGACCAAGCCGGTGGTCGAGCGGGCGGCAGCGGCCTTCAGCTTGGAGACCTCAGCGGGGTCGGCCCCGGTACGCATGGGGTTCATGCTACAACCGGCGAGCAGGCCGAAGGTCAGGGCGACTGCGGCTACCTTGCTCCAGGGAGAGAGGGAACGGGACATTCAGCAACTCCTCCGATAAACGGGACTTAACTCATGCTTAATCTTACTCTTAATATCCCTTGATCTGAAGGAGGACTTGCGTCGGTTTTTAAAAAAATTCCCCGCCCCTTGGTGGGACGGGGAGGAAGCGTCGATCAGCGGCCGGCTGCGACGGGCTCGGGAGGCTGGGAAGGCGTGGCGGGTTTGCGGCCCGGCCCGGTCTCGGGCAGCAGGAGGCCGCCCAGGGCGAGCACCCACGAGAAGGCCGCCCAGATGCCGAAGCCCAGGGTGAAGGTGCCGGTCACGTCCCGCAGGTAGCCCACCACCACCGGCGAGAGCGACGAGAAGACGTAGGCGAAGCTGAAGACCGTTCCCATCATGAGGCTGACCTTCTGCGGGGTCATGCCGGGCAGCTCCATGGGGGCGGTGAAGAGGGGCGAGACGTAGGTGAACAGCGCCACTCCGAGGCACACGGCCGAGAGCATCAGGAGGGCGGGCTGGTTGAAGAGGAACATGCCGAAGCCCGCGAAGCCCATCAGCATGCCCGCCCCGATGATGAAGGGCCGGCGCAGGCCGAGCTGCTTGGTGAGGATGCCCGCGATGATGGCGGTCGGGATGCCGACCAGGTTGAAGAGGCCCGTGTACTGGGAGGCGGCGGCCTTGGTCATGCCGAAGGCCTCCATGTAGTACTTGGGCAGCCAGGTGTTGAAGGCCAGGTACAGCGCGAGCGGGCCCGCGAAGCTCAGGGCGATGATCCAGGTCTCCTTCATTCGCCACACGTCCGCGTAGCGGGCCTGCTCGGCGCTCTGGGCCTTGGCGTCTTTGGCCGCGAGGCGATCGCGCCCGAAGATGGCCCAGGCGACCAGGAGCCCCACGCTGATCAGGCCGTAGACGAGCAGGGTCTTGCGCCAGCCGAGCACGCCCGAGAGGGGAACGGTCGTGAAGAGGGTGACGGTGATGCCAGTATTGACCGCCACGTTGTTGAGGGCGTTGACCAAAGGCAGTTCGCCCTTGGGGAACCACTGCATCACCGCGGCGCTCAGGAGGGTGACGACCATGGCCCCGCCCACCCCGAACACGAAGCGCGAGACGAGAAACAGGTTGAAGTCGCCGGCCAGAGGCGCCAGGGCCGCGCACGAGATGCACAGGCTGCCGATGAGCACGGTGCGCTTGATGCCGATCTTGACGGCCAACAGGCCCGTGACGAGCGGGGCGAGGACCTTGGCGAAGGAGACCAGGGTGTTGATCAGGCCGAACTGGGCGGCGGTGATGTGGAAGCTTCCTTGGATCTCGGCGCTGAGGGGCGTGACGGCGATCCACGAGAGGCCGAAGACCGCGTAGGTGAGAAACAGCAGGGCCTCGATGACGAAGCGGTACTGGGTGGGCTTGTCGGTGGTCACGGTCTTCTCCATTATCACTAGCCGCGGGCGCTAATCGTCGCGGCCTGGGCGGCGCGCAGGGCGTTCTTCACGACCTTGCCCGCCGAGTTGCGGGGCAGGGCGTCGCTGAAGACGACCGACTTGGGGATCTTGTACTTGGCGAGCCGGTCTCTGAGGAAGTCGAGCACCTCGGCCTCGGTGAGCATGTGGCCCTCGCGCAGGACCACGAAGGCGCGGCCGACCTCGCCCCACTTGGGGTCGGGCACCCCGATCACCGCCGCTTCGTGGATGCTCGGGTGGTGGTGCAGGGCCTTCTCAAGCTCGGCGGGGTAGACGTTCTCGCCGCCCGAGATGAAGAGGTCCTTCTTGCGGTCCACGATGTAGTAGTACCCCTCTTCGTCGCGCCGAACCAGGTCGCCGGTGTGCAGCCAGCCGTCACGGATGGCGTCGGCGGTCGCTTGGGGATTGCGCCAGTAGCCCGCAAACACGTGGGGGCCCGAGATGAGCAGCTCGCCGATCTCGCCGGTGGCCACCTCCTTGCCCTCGTCGTCCACCACCCGCACGTCCAGGTGCATGTTCGGGAAGCCCACGCTGCCTGCCTTGCGCACCGAGTCCTTGGCATCGAGGGTGAAGCAGTTGGGGCCCGCCTCGGTGAGGCCGTAGCCCTGCTTGAAGGTCACCCCGCGCCGGGCGTAAGCCTCGATCAATGGCACCGGGCAAGGGGCGCCGCCCGTGATGAAGAAGCGGATGCTCGAAAGGTCCGAGCTCTCGAAGTTGGGCGCATCCAAGAGCATCTGGAACAT encodes:
- a CDS encoding helix-hairpin-helix domain-containing protein; this translates as MLNQETLAALDRMPGAEVICPDGTAGQLEMLGVRPHSNEITHLIVRRGFLFQRDLLVPADLIEAVEPETNTVQLAPPLAEVAGLRPYEGKHEGWQAAVGGALGGVIGAALSLATLPLRLPFELLLRNWQHRRQEAQDRIVQAARRARSQDLLEHHVFDRNVTNPPLSLDLNRASAEDLAQVRGIGLALAEQIIRHRPFASFDELEHIPGLSPHTLSRLKEVGTIS
- a CDS encoding glutamate--tRNA ligase — translated: MSIRVRFAPSPTGYLHVGGARTALFNWLLARRMGGTFVLRIEDTDVARSTEESVQAILDGMSWLGLDWDEGPGVGGSYGPYFQMERLDSYQRYADQLVNEGHAYHCFCTKEELDAMRAEAQAKGEGFLYRGRCRNLLPEIAQRLREEGRTPVLRFKAPIEGETVVEDLIHGNVTFQNAILDDFVLVKADGVPTYNYAVVIDDATMEISHVLRGDDHLSNTPKQLMIYKALGLTPPKFGHIPMILGADRTRLSKRHGATSVMAYHEQGYLPEAMLNYLARLGWAHGDDEIFSLEDLIAKFNVEGINNTAAVFDQAKLDWLNGVWMRQLPSEVLAERLKPRWEARGWLTERHTDTWLKSLVDLLKERARTLEELVTYSTFFFDTPIAYNEEAVAKFLTPENRPIIEALAERLPKVQPWEHGAIEGVFRDLAAERGVKAGAVIQPARVALAGTNVSPGMFETAYLMGPELCAARLKAALEKTPAAV
- a CDS encoding tetratricopeptide repeat protein; the encoded protein is MNLKTARVMALAALEREDYDAAIRACLQGLYSAPRATELHLIKGHVHMRAGQPVEAVAAFEAALATTSGSTRIRAQLAAAKDKAGDLEGAIAEYREVLLQEPLRVAARYNLALLLVETQDVAGAIREYQELLRHEPQCVQAYNNLGVLLSAQGDADGAIASFERARRACPEDPVSALNLAREWAARGAYARAEEALSLVLALSPEFGEALALAAWLHLRQGRWVEAERYYRLAFEAGFDTPEVQAGRESAIRSLA
- a CDS encoding IPT/TIG domain-containing protein, producing MKKRWLGVSLLVAASGCALLPTQEAPSAPDLAGQVRMSALGFRTQATSMTDIADAATVSLIDVADNRSIASNVTSTEGKFSLTFGRSFRPSASASYFVEAVKGLDANAAGKPAARVRTLVRYQDGKWISLTGETMFVTEGSTAVSAIVSHRSKFPAVAVDVSGLMGKLAYNVPDNNLLPTTKDTFNDRADYANLKNAEYHQVYGMVEAALTQDRDPLAGIAYESGSDSFVLSNSGASTLNLTPSAATGASVGQTLTIKGLTFSANPANNVVSINGVAAAPVWISADRQTATCSIPLTAKSGPLAVTVDGATYGVPNYLILSTAEISITSLGR
- a CDS encoding Ig-like domain-containing protein; this translates as MRRFGIPLALALSCLLTACPENDEIAGTLPVATPAPTPSGSSGVDGQVNNGGATPKPAGPTVTAFLLAPADQTITSAPLATPSARQGKLTVSARYSDNRELGTTANWSWVPNHALLVEANGNLKAATDNYQGTVIVTAASGSFRATVSVRVTATPLTVTSLTLSPASLTLYVPSPDGQNTAGYPTTGQLLPTVTLSDGSTESAVVWTVSNPTVATVSASGLVTALQDGSVTLTAKAAKDPKIAAVCNLTVLAKSKVDVIVR
- a CDS encoding zinc carboxypeptidase → MSRSLSPWSKVAAVALTFGLLAGCSMNPMRTGADPAEVSKLKAAAARSTTGLVNVTVTHDNAKNLTELVNAGFDVWGVEGKRVKGSANAASLAVIERLNLPVESTRTLGNSFDKGYKTTTEIEADLKALAAKYPELTKLEDFGDSWEKSQGKTGHDLYVLKIGRGNTASKPGVIFLGNHHAREIVTPEIVLNIAHMLLEGYGKDPEITAYVDSRDIWLAPTVNPDGHVHAEKGANQRKNTNIVTGGKRRIGVDLNRNYGYKWNNGGASADPENDTFMGVGAFSEPETQAIKQLVSSRKFAFLMTYHSFSNLILWPWGFSDAPPPDKRLPAIGMKLGALSGYKPQQSKDLYKTSGDTTDWAFGELGILSYTSEIGSWGDNFDPPYAKMTQFWNENRPGALYLLKLADNPDAVFGPALTSVKVAGGQVQVQSSTPIAQVETFVGQAGAPGTGTKVRAQGTTAALALPSGLTESRQVVLVRAQGTDGKWGPTEAVWSR
- a CDS encoding MFS transporter — protein: MTTDKPTQYRFVIEALLFLTYAVFGLSWIAVTPLSAEIQGSFHITAAQFGLINTLVSFAKVLAPLVTGLLAVKIGIKRTVLIGSLCISCAALAPLAGDFNLFLVSRFVFGVGGAMVVTLLSAAVMQWFPKGELPLVNALNNVAVNTGITVTLFTTVPLSGVLGWRKTLLVYGLISVGLLVAWAIFGRDRLAAKDAKAQSAEQARYADVWRMKETWIIALSFAGPLALYLAFNTWLPKYYMEAFGMTKAAASQYTGLFNLVGIPTAIIAGILTKQLGLRRPFIIGAGMLMGFAGFGMFLFNQPALLMLSAVCLGVALFTYVSPLFTAPMELPGMTPQKVSLMMGTVFSFAYVFSSLSPVVVGYLRDVTGTFTLGFGIWAAFSWVLALGGLLLPETGPGRKPATPSQPPEPVAAGR